In the genome of Polaribacter atrinae, one region contains:
- a CDS encoding DUF3857 domain-containing protein, producing MKIKINLLIALLFTFQMVVSQEIPFFESYDWEVSPNYTVDNEIEEDMIAVKEKTVTEFYFQDEDLVEFYLEHKVLWLNSDDAIEEYNKIYLPFSSDAELRVNKARVITPGGKIINLDKSKILTAEDEETGNTYKYFALEGISKGSFIEYMYVVKRPPNYTGKKFYIQDGYYKDKVEFDLYSPSNLLFKFKSYNNIQNVERDTLSTVKLHYKLHAAKVQKLENEYQAPYNASRGFIVYKMDKNVDNMDEDIISYSSIAQNVYASYYPEYSEKTKGLLNDFIKELALPKNADQESIIRKLDFYIKSTVYSQDVYNEDLQDLDLILTTQLANESGVIKLYIAVLRTLNIAHELVITTDRTEMKFDPEFEATNFLTDFLLYFPTSKRYLSPNASGTRYGFPMPYVTDNYGLFLKEGVVGDQKSVTGRIKYIEPVKVDEVLDVMKVTIDFNKENLTENTVHLDRTFSGYYAMNIQPFMHLIQGEDARNDLVDSFVESMTYEFEAQNRELINDDAELFGVKPLQIKVDFTTEAFVEKAGRKYLFKLGDLIGQQIELYQEKERVLPLEGQFHRGYKRTLTLHIPEGYKITNLDDINIDNSYVKDGKEIFFFKSSYQLEGNTLTVTANEYYKENIIEVAMYEDYRTVINSAADFNKIVLLLTAE from the coding sequence TACTTTTCAGATGGTCGTTTCTCAGGAAATACCTTTTTTTGAGAGTTATGATTGGGAAGTAAGTCCGAATTATACGGTAGATAATGAAATTGAAGAAGATATGATTGCTGTTAAAGAAAAAACAGTCACAGAGTTTTATTTTCAAGATGAAGATTTGGTTGAATTTTATTTAGAACACAAAGTTTTATGGCTTAATTCTGATGATGCAATTGAGGAGTATAATAAAATCTATTTACCATTTTCGTCAGACGCAGAATTGCGCGTAAATAAAGCAAGAGTAATTACTCCAGGCGGAAAAATCATCAACTTAGACAAATCTAAAATACTAACAGCAGAAGATGAAGAAACTGGTAATACTTACAAATATTTTGCCTTAGAAGGTATTTCAAAAGGAAGTTTTATAGAATATATGTATGTGGTAAAAAGACCGCCAAATTATACTGGGAAAAAATTTTACATCCAAGATGGGTATTATAAAGACAAAGTAGAGTTCGATTTATATTCTCCGAGTAATTTACTTTTTAAGTTTAAGAGCTATAATAATATACAAAATGTAGAAAGAGACACTTTAAGTACCGTAAAATTACATTATAAATTACATGCTGCTAAGGTTCAGAAATTAGAGAATGAATACCAAGCTCCTTACAATGCTTCTAGAGGTTTTATAGTGTATAAAATGGATAAAAATGTAGATAATATGGACGAAGATATTATCTCTTACAGTAGTATAGCGCAAAATGTATACGCTTCTTATTATCCAGAATATTCAGAAAAGACAAAGGGTTTACTAAACGATTTTATTAAAGAATTAGCATTGCCTAAAAATGCAGATCAAGAAAGTATCATTAGAAAATTAGATTTTTATATAAAATCAACGGTATATTCTCAAGATGTTTATAATGAAGATTTGCAAGATTTAGATCTTATTTTAACAACACAACTAGCTAATGAAAGCGGAGTTATTAAGTTATATATAGCTGTTTTAAGAACGTTAAATATAGCACATGAATTAGTAATAACAACGGATAGAACTGAAATGAAGTTCGACCCAGAATTTGAAGCGACTAATTTTTTAACAGACTTTTTATTATATTTTCCTACTTCTAAAAGGTATTTATCTCCAAATGCATCCGGAACAAGGTATGGGTTTCCAATGCCTTATGTAACGGATAATTATGGATTGTTTTTAAAAGAAGGCGTAGTTGGAGATCAGAAATCTGTTACAGGAAGAATTAAATATATAGAACCTGTAAAAGTAGATGAGGTTTTAGATGTTATGAAGGTAACAATCGATTTTAATAAAGAGAATTTAACTGAAAACACCGTTCATTTAGATAGAACTTTTAGCGGTTATTATGCAATGAACATACAGCCTTTTATGCATTTAATTCAGGGTGAAGATGCTAGAAATGACTTGGTAGATAGTTTTGTAGAAAGCATGACTTACGAGTTTGAAGCTCAAAATAGAGAATTGATAAATGATGATGCAGAACTATTTGGAGTAAAGCCTTTACAGATTAAGGTAGATTTTACTACGGAAGCTTTTGTAGAAAAAGCAGGAAGAAAATACTTGTTTAAGCTAGGTGATTTAATTGGGCAACAGATAGAATTGTATCAAGAAAAAGAAAGGGTTTTACCGTTAGAAGGACAGTTTCATAGAGGTTACAAGAGAACTTTAACACTTCATATTCCTGAGGGGTATAAAATTACCAATTTAGATGATATTAATATTGACAACTCGTATGTGAAAGACGGAAAAGAAATCTTCTTTTTTAAATCTTCTTATCAATTAGAAGGAAACACGTTAACGGTAACTGCCAACGAATATTATAAAGAAAATATTATTGAAGTTGCTATGTATGAGGATTACAGAACTGTTATTAATAGTGCTGCAGATTTTAATAAAATTGTATTGCTATTAACTGCCGAATAG
- a CDS encoding sigma-70 family RNA polymerase sigma factor: protein MRQLKIVKQVTNRDAKSLEKYFQEISKIGLITADEEVELALEIKKGDNRALDKLVKANLRFVVSVAKQYQGQGLKLSDLINEGNLGLVKAAKRFDETRGFKFISYAVWWIRQSIMSALAEQSRIVRLPLNKIGSINKIRKIYARLEQGAERMPTNKEIAKQLDMTETEVEQSLRNSGRHVSMDAPFKEGEDTNLYNVLQSDESPRPDKDLIKQSLSIEINRALDTLSQKEARVIKMFYGINLPSPYSLTEIGETIDLSRERVRQVKQKAIRRLQHQSKTHLLKTYLG from the coding sequence ATGAGACAACTTAAAATTGTAAAACAAGTAACCAATCGTGACGCCAAATCTTTAGAAAAATATTTTCAAGAAATTAGTAAAATTGGGCTAATTACTGCTGATGAAGAAGTAGAACTAGCTTTAGAAATAAAAAAAGGAGACAATAGAGCGTTAGATAAACTTGTAAAAGCAAATTTAAGATTCGTTGTTTCTGTTGCAAAACAATATCAAGGTCAGGGTTTAAAGTTATCCGATTTGATAAATGAAGGGAATTTAGGCTTGGTAAAAGCAGCAAAACGTTTTGATGAAACAAGAGGTTTTAAGTTTATTTCCTACGCTGTTTGGTGGATTCGTCAATCTATTATGTCTGCTTTAGCAGAACAATCTCGTATTGTACGTTTGCCTTTAAATAAAATTGGTAGTATTAATAAAATACGAAAAATATATGCTCGTTTAGAACAAGGAGCGGAACGCATGCCTACTAATAAAGAAATTGCAAAACAGTTAGACATGACGGAAACTGAGGTAGAACAATCTCTAAGAAATTCTGGTAGACACGTATCTATGGATGCACCGTTTAAAGAAGGTGAAGATACTAATCTATACAATGTTTTACAGTCTGACGAGTCTCCAAGACCCGATAAAGACTTAATAAAACAATCATTATCTATAGAGATTAATAGAGCTTTAGATACACTATCTCAAAAAGAAGCAAGAGTGATAAAAATGTTTTACGGTATTAACTTACCGAGTCCTTATAGTTTAACTGAAATAGGAGAAACCATTGATTTATCTAGAGAAAGAGTGCGCCAAGTAAAGCAAAAAGCAATTAGACGCTTACAACATCAATCTAAGACACATCTTTTAAAAACATATTTAGGATAA
- a CDS encoding TonB-dependent receptor produces the protein MKKITFFLFLFASILVNAQTFTLNGKVVDENNDSLPGSTILVKETKKGTSTDFDGKFSVNLNKGDYTIQVSFIGYKTVSKTVSLTQNDTIAFSLVPNATVLEEVLVSAVRVNADVPVTFSNLSKKEIATRNLGQDIPILLNYMPSVVSSSDAGAGVGYTYMSVRGSNGERINVTVNGIPYNDAESHGSFWVNLSDFASSTQNLQLQRGVGTSTNGSGAFGASLNILTDAVSEEASAEISNSFGSYGTRKHTVKFSTGKINEHFEVAGRLSNIKSDGYVDRASADLKSYYLQGSYTDENTLIKAITFGGKEVTYQAWEGLTADQLKEDRRQNPYTYENEVDDYDQNHYQLHWNEKLNENWSTTLGLNYTKGAGFFEQFKEERDAADYGNLIVDGTDVIVRRWLQNDFYVVNFNTNYKTDKLNFISGISYSNYTGDHFGEVIWGEDLAPNVNIRDRYYFSDAKKTDFSIFAKATFDISEKLSGYADLQGRFVGYQTKGITSDIAAIDVDANFNFFNPKVGLTYKINDHNNLYTSFAVANREPNRNDFEGGVTTHETLNDLEFGWRLKKENLKLNTNIYYMDYKNQLVLTGALDDVGAPVRATSGNSYRLGLEIDADITVSDQFSIKPNAAFSSNKNEDFFITRNGIDTPESLGNTDLSFSPEVVAGNMFIYKPIENLQVSFLSKYVGKQFMSNFSSKISDNDVLNDYFTSDLNIVYEINPNKIFKSIVFSALINNIFNTEYVDRGYYYTYDDTWSDPNKITTVDGAGYYPQATRNFLVGVTLKF, from the coding sequence ATGAAAAAAATCACATTTTTTTTATTCTTGTTTGCAAGCATTCTTGTAAACGCCCAGACATTTACACTTAACGGAAAAGTGGTAGATGAAAACAATGATTCTTTGCCAGGATCAACTATTTTAGTCAAAGAAACTAAGAAAGGAACCTCTACAGATTTTGATGGAAAATTTAGTGTAAATCTTAATAAAGGAGATTATACCATTCAAGTTTCATTTATTGGTTACAAAACAGTTTCTAAAACAGTTTCTTTAACCCAAAATGATACAATTGCGTTTTCTTTAGTACCTAATGCTACTGTTTTAGAAGAGGTTTTAGTTTCTGCAGTAAGAGTAAATGCAGATGTACCTGTTACGTTTTCTAACCTTTCTAAAAAAGAAATTGCAACCCGTAATTTAGGTCAAGATATACCTATTCTACTAAATTATATGCCTTCTGTAGTTTCTTCTAGTGATGCTGGTGCAGGTGTTGGTTACACTTATATGAGCGTGCGTGGTTCTAACGGAGAGCGAATTAATGTTACAGTAAATGGAATACCTTATAATGATGCCGAAAGCCATGGTTCTTTTTGGGTAAATTTAAGCGATTTTGCTTCTTCTACTCAGAATTTACAATTACAACGTGGTGTTGGTACATCAACAAATGGTTCTGGTGCTTTTGGTGCGAGTTTAAATATTTTAACAGATGCGGTTTCTGAAGAGGCTTCTGCAGAAATATCGAACTCTTTTGGTTCTTACGGAACTAGAAAACATACGGTAAAATTTAGTACTGGTAAAATTAACGAGCACTTTGAAGTTGCTGGTCGGTTGTCTAACATTAAATCTGATGGTTATGTAGATAGAGCTTCTGCAGATTTAAAATCTTATTATTTACAAGGTAGTTATACGGATGAAAACACGTTGATAAAAGCGATTACTTTTGGTGGTAAAGAGGTTACTTACCAAGCTTGGGAAGGTTTAACAGCAGATCAATTAAAGGAAGATAGAAGACAGAACCCGTATACGTACGAGAATGAAGTAGATGATTATGACCAAAACCATTATCAGTTACATTGGAATGAAAAACTGAATGAAAATTGGTCTACAACCTTAGGTTTAAACTACACAAAAGGTGCTGGTTTTTTCGAGCAATTTAAAGAGGAAAGAGATGCAGCAGATTATGGTAATTTAATTGTTGATGGTACAGATGTAATTGTAAGACGTTGGTTGCAGAATGATTTTTATGTGGTAAACTTTAACACGAATTACAAAACAGATAAGTTGAATTTTATATCTGGAATTTCTTATTCTAATTATACTGGAGATCATTTTGGTGAAGTAATTTGGGGAGAAGACTTAGCTCCAAATGTAAATATTAGAGATCGTTATTATTTTTCTGATGCAAAGAAAACAGACTTTTCAATCTTTGCAAAAGCTACTTTTGATATTAGTGAGAAATTGTCTGGTTATGCTGATTTACAAGGGCGTTTTGTTGGTTACCAAACAAAAGGAATTACTTCTGACATTGCTGCTATTGATGTTGATGCCAATTTTAATTTCTTTAACCCAAAGGTTGGATTAACTTATAAGATTAATGACCATAATAACTTATACACTTCTTTTGCGGTAGCAAATAGAGAACCTAATAGAAACGATTTTGAAGGCGGAGTTACCACACACGAAACTTTAAATGATTTAGAATTTGGATGGCGTTTAAAAAAGGAAAACCTTAAATTAAATACCAACATCTATTATATGGATTATAAAAATCAGTTGGTTTTAACAGGTGCTTTAGATGATGTTGGTGCGCCAGTAAGAGCAACTTCTGGTAACAGTTATCGTTTAGGTTTAGAAATTGATGCAGACATTACTGTAAGCGATCAGTTTTCTATAAAACCAAATGCTGCATTTAGTTCTAATAAAAACGAAGACTTTTTTATAACAAGAAACGGAATTGATACACCAGAAAGTTTAGGAAACACAGACTTATCTTTTTCTCCGGAAGTTGTTGCAGGAAACATGTTTATTTACAAACCTATAGAGAACTTACAAGTTTCATTTTTATCTAAATATGTTGGTAAACAATTTATGAGCAACTTTAGTAGTAAAATTTCTGACAATGATGTTTTAAACGATTATTTTACTTCTGACTTAAATATTGTTTATGAAATAAACCCAAACAAAATTTTCAAATCTATTGTGTTTTCTGCCTTAATAAATAATATTTTTAATACAGAATATGTAGACAGAGGTTATTATTACACGTATGATGATACTTGGTCTGACCCAAACAAAATTACAACGGTAGATGGCGCAGGTTACTACCCACAAGCCACTAGAAACTTCTTAGTTGGGGTTACTTTAAAGTTTTAA
- a CDS encoding TIGR04282 family arsenosugar biosynthesis glycosyltransferase — translation MINLKHSKTAILIFSLSQEAENLRKPFLQKKDTVSKLNALIKEKVSSLGVDYFHYTEKDQKGNNFGERYVNTVSDIFNKGYNNVITVGNDTLGLEKKHLRAAIESLENNQIPVGPSYDGGFYLLGIRKDQFKASEFLSLPWESSTLYKELKTLLSAKEIATATLPCLYDLDEELDISKNIASLSFLKIKALKLLQNLQVVILKVSKYILQKFKEASLNHLYNKGPPLVCN, via the coding sequence TTGATCAACTTAAAACATTCTAAGACTGCTATTCTTATCTTTTCGCTTTCGCAAGAAGCCGAAAATTTACGTAAGCCTTTCCTTCAAAAAAAGGATACGGTTAGCAAACTGAATGCTCTAATTAAAGAAAAAGTTAGTTCTTTAGGTGTAGACTATTTTCACTATACAGAGAAAGATCAAAAAGGAAATAATTTTGGTGAACGTTATGTAAATACCGTTTCGGATATTTTTAATAAAGGGTATAATAATGTTATAACAGTTGGTAACGATACTTTAGGTTTAGAAAAAAAGCATCTTCGTGCTGCCATAGAATCCTTAGAAAACAATCAAATACCTGTTGGACCTTCTTACGATGGTGGTTTTTATCTTTTAGGTATACGTAAAGATCAATTTAAAGCCTCAGAATTTCTTTCGCTTCCTTGGGAGTCATCAACATTATATAAAGAATTAAAAACACTTTTATCAGCAAAAGAAATAGCAACTGCTACACTTCCTTGTTTATATGATTTAGATGAAGAATTAGATATTTCTAAAAACATTGCGTCACTTTCTTTTCTAAAAATAAAAGCACTTAAATTATTACAAAATCTACAAGTAGTAATTTTAAAAGTAAGCAAATACATTCTTCAAAAATTTAAAGAAGCTTCTTTAAACCACCTATACAATAAAGGACCTCCATTGGTTTGTAATTAA